One Brassica napus cultivar Da-Ae chromosome C4, Da-Ae, whole genome shotgun sequence genomic region harbors:
- the LOC111209983 gene encoding serine/threonine-protein kinase RIO1-like yields MEEVIAEPPPTISPAIVDYDEQIEDDDDDSDLSISSDSDIGEALDWLDGKDDDELIGGGFSLHARRPNAHGGNGARPNSGALQPLSNKAQKLSSHVRASPLEAWEGRVEVGMSNSVTTAIRGSLRDTEIGRSRNTDKADRATVEQALDPRTRMVLFRMLNRGVFNDVNGCISTGKEANVYHATKSDGAELAIKVYKTSVLVFKDRDRYVQGDYRFRHGYCKHNPRKMVKTWAEKEHRNLKRLQAAGIRCPVPILLRLHVLVMEFIGRDGWAAPRLKDAALSLDKLRESYLELIIQMRTLYQKCKLVHGDLSEYNILYFEGHLYIIDVSQSVDLDHPLALTFLREDCDHVSDFFKKHGVAVMTIRELFDFIVDPTISDENVDSYLEEVQRKVIERGELSVEDEIADSVFMKSYIPKSLDAVKNPEADVEKITSGQDTGDMLYQTITGLKDALPKVDEQLVKVDVEDKKEDEEGGEKEEEESENDEEEDESESEEELGPEDKKAARKEHKKKVKEEKREARKNKTPKSVKKRKKKISKPHKTR; encoded by the exons atggAAGAAGTTATAGCAGAGCCGCCTCCGACTATCTCTCCGGCGATTGTGGATTACGACGAGCAGATTGAAGACGATGACGACGACTCCGATCTTTCTATCTCGTCAGACTCCGACATAGGTGAAGCTCTAGACTGGCTCGACGGCAAAGACGACGACGAGCTCATCGGTGGCGGCTTCTCTCTGCACGCTCGTCGTCCCAACGCCCACGGCGGAAATGGAGCTAGGCCTAACTCGGGCGCTCTTCAGCCTCTTTCTAACAAGGCTCAGAAGCTTTCCAGCCATGTCCGCGCGTCCCCGTTGGAGGCGTGGGAAGGTAGAGTTGAAGTCGGGATGTCGAACTCCGTGACGACTGCGATACGTGGGAGTCTCAGAGACACGGAGATCGGGAGGAGCAGGAACACTGATAAAGCAGACAGGGCGACGGTTGAACAG GCGCTTGATCCGAGGACACGTATGGTGTTGTTTAGGATGCTTAATCGTGGTGTGTTTAATGATGTTAATGGATGTATTTCCACAGGCAAAGAA GCTAATGTTTATCATGCTACAAAATCTGATGGTGCGGAACTTGCAATTAAAGTGTACAAGACATCAGTTCTGGTCTTCAA GGATCGAGATCGATATGTACAAGGAGATTACCGTTTCAGACATGGCTACTGTAAGCATAATCCCCGGAAGATGGTCAAGACTTGGGCTGAGAAAGAACACAGAAATCTTAAGAG GCTTCAGGCAGCAGGAATTAGATGTCCAGTTCCCATACTTCTACGACTTCATGTTCTAGTCATGGAGTTTATTG gAAGAGATGGCTGGGCTGCACCTCGTCTCAAGGATGCTGCACTATCACTAGACAAGTTACGCGAGTCTTATCTAGAG TTGATAATCCAAATGAGAACATTGTATCAGAAGTGCAAACTGGTTCATGGAGATCTCAGTGAGTATAACATTCTTTATTTCGAG GGGCACCTTTATATAATTGATGTTTCACAGTCTGTGGACCTGGACCATCCTCTTGCCCTCACTTTTCTACGGGAAGATTGTGACCACGTTTCA GATTTTTTCAAGAAACATGGTGTTGCTGTAATGACCATAAGGGAGCTATTTGACTTCATAGTGGACCCAACGATTTCAGACGAGAATGTTGATAGCTATTTGGAAGAG GTCCAACGCAAAGTGATAGAGCGAGGAGAGCTATCCGTAGAGGATGAGATCGCGGATTCAGTATTCATGAAG TCATACATACCGAAGTCTCTGGACGCTGTGAAGAACCCGGAAGCCGATGTGGAGAAGATAACAAGCGGGCAGGACACAGGAGACATGTTGTACCAAACAATAACGGGGCTTAAGGATGCTCTTCCTAAAGTAGATGAGCAGCTAGTAAAGGTTGATGTTGAAGATAAAAAAGAGGACGAAGAAGGaggtgaaaaagaagaagaagaaagtgaaaaCGATGAAGAGGAAGACGAAAGTGAGAGTGAAGAAGAGTTGGGTCCTGAAGACAAGAAAGCAGCAAGGAAAGAGCACaagaagaaagtgaaagaagagaagagagaggctAGGAAGAACAAGACACCCAAATCTgtcaagaagagaaagaagaaaatctcTAAACCCCACAAGACCCGTTAG